The Parambassis ranga chromosome 19, fParRan2.1, whole genome shotgun sequence genome contains a region encoding:
- the LOC114452663 gene encoding MOB kinase activator 2 has protein sequence MGGCHSYPSATEADGKTLQPSDISNEKLGINNNNQEVRPYLQQQYVCQRITHTDMFALTALPPGVDKAEWLASNTVAFFKHINLFSSALSEFCTPSTCPTACGPGNTVYVWTDDHGRKLKCSAPLYFDYAMSYIQDLLTDEDVFPTKAGSVFPTGFFFLVQKVFLLLFRTLAHIYWSHYKEALALGLHAHLNTLFTHLTLFCRQHALLDSEDIEPLQDLITALGQHG, from the exons ATGGGGGGTTGCCATAGTTACCCCTCGGCTACGGAGGCAGACGGGAAGACTCTTCAGCCTTCAGACATCAGCAATGAAAAACT GGGaattaataacaataatcagGAAGTGCGGCCctatctgcagcagcagtacGTGTGCcagaggatcacacacacagatatgtttGCTCTCACAGCCCTGCCGCCTGGCGTCGACAAGGCAGAGTGGCTCGCCAGCAACA CTGTGGCGTTTTTCAAGCACATCAACTTGTTCTCCAGTGCTCTGTCAGAATTCTGCACGCCCAGCACCTGCCCGACCGCCTGTGGACCAGGCAACAC ggtctatgtttggaCTGATGACCACGGCCGGAAGCTGAAATGCTCGGCTCCCCTTTACTTTGACTACGCCATGTCCTACATTCAGGACCTGCTGACTGATGAAGATGTGTTCCCCACAAAAGCag GCTCAGTGTTTCCGACGGGCTTCTTCTTTCTTGTCCAGAAGGTGTTTTTGCTGCTGTTCAGGACTCTGGCTCACATTTATTGGTCTCACTATAAAGAGGCACTTGCACTGGGCCTGCACGCGCACCTCAACACACTTTTCACACACCTCACACTTTTCTGCCGACAGCACGCGCTGCTGGACTCAGAAGATATTGAACCTCTGCAGGACCTCATCACAGCTCTGGGGCAGCATGGGTGA